The following proteins come from a genomic window of Polaribacter dokdonensis:
- a CDS encoding phosphoenolpyruvate carboxylase, whose amino-acid sequence MSTLPKLTKFNDNVLSKYQIYNSIFITLPFDTINNTGVLLPLFHKVCEKGFKNGKNPTEIVDKFFKKYQDTPSESDKKDLLFQFIQYIERQVVLFDAIEDAAFPVVNNMDGFGTLRNSKESATLSGKDEALKKYLEDFKVRVVLTAHPTQFYPGSVLGIITDLDKAIQNDDLLLIKKLLAQLGKTPFYKKSKPTPFDEAVSLIWYLENVFYHSVSKIHNYIQEHVYDGQPIENEIIDLGFWPGGDRDGNPFVTTQITLDVAERLRQSILRNYYRDVRRLKRRFTFHGVQEILSRVEKRLYKHVVRSYAKVNFSKEILLEELENARDIVIKNHDSLFIDELNDVINKVRIFGFHFATLDIRQDSRVHHNAFTQIVDDLLASGDTTFPKNYQRLSPEEQVEVLALVKGNIDTSILSDEMSVKTIESIYALKTIQQRNGESGANRYIISNNQTALNVMQTFAMLNLCGFENELPVDVIPLFETVEDLENASDVMRTLYSNKAYRYHLSKRKDKQTIMLGFSDGTKDGGYLMANWGIFKAKEALTKISREFDIEVIFFDGRGGPPARGGGKTHQFYASLGPTIEDKEIQLTIQGQTISSNFGTLDSSQFNLEQLISSGIKNEVFTKDQINDTNRDIINDLANTSYKTYVDFKNHPQFLSYLEKMSTLKYYAKTNIGSRPSKRSNSDTLDFSALRAIPFVGSWSQLKQNVPGFFGVGTALKKYEDAGRFDEIVAFYNASDFFKTLLENSMMSLTKSFFGLTAYMADDPVYGEFWKLIYEEYKTTKRLLLKLTGHKELMENYPEGKASIAMRESIVLPLLTIQQFALKKIQDLQKSEGNEAEIEVYEKMVMRSLFGNINASRNSA is encoded by the coding sequence ATGTCTACCTTACCAAAACTTACCAAATTTAATGACAATGTATTGTCTAAGTATCAAATCTACAATAGTATATTTATTACACTTCCTTTTGATACCATAAACAATACAGGGGTATTGTTACCACTTTTTCATAAAGTATGTGAAAAAGGGTTTAAAAACGGAAAAAACCCAACAGAAATTGTAGATAAGTTCTTCAAGAAATATCAAGATACACCTAGTGAATCAGATAAAAAAGATTTACTCTTTCAGTTCATTCAATATATAGAACGTCAAGTAGTTTTGTTTGATGCTATAGAAGATGCAGCCTTTCCTGTTGTGAATAACATGGATGGTTTTGGAACACTTAGAAACTCTAAAGAATCTGCAACTTTAAGTGGTAAAGATGAAGCTTTAAAAAAATATTTAGAAGATTTTAAAGTACGCGTAGTTTTAACTGCACACCCAACACAGTTTTACCCAGGTTCTGTTTTGGGTATCATTACAGATCTAGACAAAGCCATTCAAAATGACGATTTACTTTTAATTAAGAAGTTATTAGCGCAATTAGGTAAAACTCCATTTTATAAAAAATCTAAGCCAACACCTTTTGATGAAGCTGTAAGTTTAATTTGGTATTTAGAGAATGTATTTTATCATTCTGTAAGTAAAATACACAACTATATACAAGAGCATGTTTACGATGGTCAACCCATAGAAAACGAAATAATCGACCTAGGTTTTTGGCCTGGAGGAGATAGAGATGGTAACCCTTTTGTTACCACACAAATTACGTTAGATGTTGCAGAAAGATTACGTCAGTCTATATTAAGAAATTACTATAGAGATGTTAGACGCTTAAAAAGACGTTTTACTTTTCATGGTGTGCAAGAAATTTTATCTAGAGTTGAAAAGCGTTTATATAAACATGTTGTAAGAAGTTATGCAAAAGTAAATTTCTCTAAAGAAATACTTTTAGAAGAATTAGAAAACGCGAGAGATATTGTTATTAAAAACCACGATTCATTATTTATTGATGAATTAAATGATGTAATTAACAAAGTTAGAATCTTTGGTTTTCATTTTGCAACCTTAGATATAAGACAAGATAGTAGAGTGCATCATAATGCATTTACACAAATTGTAGATGATTTATTAGCAAGTGGAGATACTACTTTTCCAAAAAATTATCAACGATTATCACCTGAAGAACAAGTAGAAGTATTGGCTTTAGTAAAAGGAAATATAGACACTTCTATTTTGTCTGATGAGATGTCTGTTAAAACCATAGAATCTATATACGCTCTTAAAACCATTCAACAAAGAAATGGAGAAAGTGGTGCTAATAGATACATTATTAGTAATAACCAAACTGCATTAAACGTAATGCAAACCTTTGCCATGCTAAATTTATGTGGATTTGAAAACGAATTACCAGTAGATGTAATTCCACTTTTTGAAACAGTAGAAGATTTAGAAAATGCTAGTGATGTAATGAGAACGCTTTATTCTAATAAGGCTTACAGATATCATTTATCTAAAAGAAAAGACAAGCAAACTATTATGTTAGGTTTCTCTGATGGAACTAAAGATGGTGGTTATTTAATGGCAAATTGGGGTATTTTTAAAGCAAAAGAAGCACTGACAAAAATATCTAGAGAGTTTGATATTGAAGTTATTTTCTTTGATGGACGAGGAGGACCACCAGCAAGAGGTGGAGGAAAAACACATCAATTTTATGCTTCTTTAGGCCCAACAATAGAAGACAAAGAAATACAGCTAACCATTCAAGGTCAGACTATTAGTTCAAATTTTGGAACATTAGATTCTTCACAATTTAATTTAGAGCAATTAATAAGTTCAGGAATTAAAAATGAGGTTTTTACAAAAGACCAAATTAATGATACTAATAGAGATATAATTAACGATTTAGCAAACACAAGTTACAAGACTTATGTAGACTTTAAAAATCATCCTCAATTTTTATCGTACTTAGAAAAAATGAGTACCTTAAAATACTATGCAAAAACAAATATTGGTAGTAGACCAAGTAAAAGATCTAACTCAGATACTTTAGATTTTTCTGCTTTAAGAGCTATTCCTTTTGTTGGTAGTTGGAGTCAATTAAAACAAAATGTGCCTGGATTTTTTGGTGTTGGAACAGCACTAAAAAAATACGAAGATGCAGGTAGATTTGATGAAATTGTAGCTTTTTACAATGCATCAGATTTCTTTAAAACACTGTTAGAAAACAGTATGATGAGTTTAACCAAATCTTTCTTTGGGTTAACTGCATATATGGCTGATGATCCTGTTTATGGAGAATTTTGGAAATTAATTTACGAAGAATATAAAACAACAAAACGTTTGTTGCTAAAATTAACTGGCCATAAAGAGTTAATGGAGAATTATCCTGAGGGTAAAGCTTCTATTGCAATGAGAGAAAGTATTGTTTTACCATTGTTAACCATACAGCAATTTGCTTTAAAGAAAATTCAAGATTTGCAAAAAAGTGAAGGTAATGAAGCCGAAATTGAGGTGTATGAAAAAATGGTAATGCGTTCTTTATTTGGTAATATTAATGCCAGTAGAAATTCGGCTTAA
- a CDS encoding ELWxxDGT repeat protein, translating to MKTNPLLLILALCSYLSYSQTIPVKKIEINYLGGSYPLSFAKTNNAFFFTAEGNGLARQLYTSDGTSEGTKLVKVINETRPENTYINNLIGFENIIYFTANDGINGIELWKSDGTEQGTNMVKAINETHNDDYTTAPKELTIYNNKLYFSANSNAYGWEVWVTDGTEQGTTLLKDINTGSESSSPEGFTVFNNELYFLAGNAEFGKELWKTDGTEQGTVLVKDIKTGSENGASGSLVASGNYLYFTANADDYFNPGSVQGNELWKTDGTEAGTTLVKDIALGPASSMTNLSGLDLNGTLVFTAYTLEAGNEIWKTDGTSTGTVLLKNINNNNLHSISSLNLYIKFNNEIYFLADDNINGIEIWKTDGTTSGTKILKDINTSPDYSSVNVFKFHVDEVNNKLFFYGKNNNQAENKLWVSDGTENGTKNLADLIQPDIYSPTNYFITFKEHSYFSGKNDKNGVELYKSDGTAENTKLLKDIEYSSSSSPAKLINVNGNVFFRGTNEASYGNQLFKSDGTKEGTSLIKKIGSNSNIDDKSEMVVINNKLIFSAHNNSDGFEPWVSDGTESGTFMIKNIRSDGSSLRNSNDIQTFYAANNIAYFFANDGEHGFEPWRSDGTENGTFMLKDIRTYGNGTGHEQIGGSSWPKDFIDFNGTTYFIAFDTNASAVWKTDGTKEGTEKVFEHPNIGRLLKVNQKLIFAGYNNGSLFWESDGTEAGTKNINLLPFVNLVNANTIHLENDLFFVSRLENISNRFGLYKTDGTESGTILLYEGLNHPTLDEVVIKNLVECSGFIYFELEDYYGRGTAELWRTNGTLTEKIDSDTGIYEIIPTCYKNSLIYNTDSPNTLKAITENNNQSIQLNLEITNNADFSEYSFLYNFTSSGDYLFFTGRTDLSGEELFSTKIDMQVLSTETVFTNNQNTKEINIYPNPSSNYINISSQLQINNYALYDINGKLILNKKVNAKLEIKIPTNSIKKGLYILEIQSMNKTIRKKVIINK from the coding sequence ATGAAAACGAATCCCCTATTGCTAATTTTAGCATTATGTAGCTATTTATCTTATTCACAAACAATTCCCGTTAAAAAAATAGAAATCAACTACTTAGGAGGTAGCTATCCTCTTTCATTTGCTAAAACAAATAATGCCTTCTTTTTTACTGCAGAAGGTAATGGATTAGCAAGACAATTATACACTTCAGATGGAACTTCTGAAGGCACAAAATTGGTTAAAGTTATTAATGAGACTAGACCAGAAAATACTTATATAAACAATTTAATAGGATTTGAGAATATCATATATTTCACTGCAAATGATGGTATTAACGGAATTGAATTGTGGAAATCTGATGGTACTGAGCAAGGTACTAATATGGTTAAAGCCATTAATGAAACTCATAATGACGATTATACAACTGCACCAAAAGAATTAACAATTTATAATAATAAACTATATTTTTCTGCAAATTCTAATGCTTATGGCTGGGAAGTTTGGGTAACAGATGGTACTGAACAAGGCACAACCCTATTAAAAGATATTAATACAGGCTCAGAAAGTAGCTCACCTGAAGGTTTTACCGTATTTAATAATGAATTGTATTTCTTGGCAGGAAATGCAGAGTTTGGGAAAGAACTATGGAAAACTGATGGCACAGAACAAGGTACAGTACTTGTAAAAGATATAAAAACTGGTTCAGAAAATGGAGCCTCAGGTAGTCTAGTAGCATCTGGTAATTATTTATACTTTACAGCAAATGCTGATGATTACTTTAACCCAGGTAGTGTTCAAGGAAATGAATTGTGGAAAACTGATGGCACTGAAGCAGGTACAACCTTAGTAAAAGATATTGCTTTAGGACCTGCAAGTAGCATGACTAATTTAAGTGGATTAGATTTAAATGGGACTTTAGTGTTTACAGCTTATACATTAGAAGCAGGAAATGAAATTTGGAAAACTGATGGAACTTCAACTGGTACAGTACTTCTAAAAAACATCAACAACAATAATTTACATAGTATTTCTTCATTAAACCTTTATATTAAATTTAATAACGAAATCTATTTCTTAGCAGATGATAATATAAATGGCATAGAAATTTGGAAAACAGATGGAACAACATCTGGAACCAAAATTTTAAAAGATATTAATACTTCTCCTGATTACTCTTCAGTAAATGTTTTTAAATTTCATGTTGATGAAGTTAATAATAAATTATTTTTTTATGGTAAAAATAATAATCAAGCAGAAAATAAATTATGGGTTTCTGATGGAACAGAAAATGGCACTAAAAACTTAGCTGATCTTATTCAGCCAGATATTTATAGCCCAACTAATTATTTTATAACGTTTAAAGAACATTCCTACTTTTCTGGAAAGAATGATAAGAATGGAGTAGAATTATATAAATCTGATGGTACTGCAGAAAACACAAAATTATTAAAAGATATAGAATATTCTTCAAGTAGTTCTCCAGCAAAATTAATTAATGTCAATGGAAATGTATTTTTTAGGGGAACCAATGAAGCCTCTTATGGAAATCAATTATTTAAAAGCGATGGAACTAAAGAAGGCACATCTTTAATAAAAAAAATTGGTTCAAATTCTAATATTGATGATAAATCAGAAATGGTGGTAATCAATAATAAACTAATATTTAGTGCACACAATAATTCTGATGGTTTTGAACCTTGGGTAAGTGATGGTACAGAAAGTGGCACATTTATGATTAAAAACATAAGGTCTGATGGAAGCAGCTTAAGAAATTCTAATGATATTCAAACCTTTTATGCTGCAAATAATATTGCTTACTTTTTTGCAAATGATGGTGAACATGGTTTTGAACCTTGGAGAAGTGATGGTACAGAAAATGGCACATTTATGCTTAAAGATATAAGAACTTATGGCAATGGAACAGGTCATGAACAAATAGGTGGCTCTAGTTGGCCAAAAGATTTTATAGATTTTAATGGCACAACATACTTTATTGCGTTTGATACAAATGCTTCAGCAGTTTGGAAAACAGATGGTACAAAAGAAGGTACAGAAAAAGTATTTGAGCATCCTAATATTGGGCGTTTACTAAAAGTTAATCAAAAATTAATATTTGCGGGTTATAACAATGGCAGTCTTTTTTGGGAGTCTGATGGAACAGAAGCTGGTACAAAAAATATAAATTTATTACCATTCGTTAATTTGGTGAATGCTAATACAATTCATTTAGAAAACGATTTATTCTTTGTATCAAGATTAGAAAATATTTCAAATAGATTTGGTTTGTATAAAACAGATGGTACAGAAAGTGGTACTATTTTATTGTATGAAGGTCTTAATCATCCTACTCTAGATGAAGTAGTTATAAAAAATTTAGTAGAGTGTAGTGGATTTATTTATTTTGAGTTAGAAGATTATTATGGACGAGGAACAGCTGAGCTTTGGAGAACTAATGGGACTCTTACAGAAAAAATTGACTCAGATACAGGGATCTATGAAATTATTCCTACCTGTTACAAAAACAGTTTAATATACAATACAGATAGTCCTAATACTTTAAAAGCTATTACTGAAAACAATAACCAGTCTATTCAACTGAATTTAGAAATTACCAACAATGCTGATTTTTCAGAATATAGTTTTCTCTATAATTTTACCTCTTCAGGAGATTATTTGTTTTTTACAGGAAGAACAGATTTAAGTGGTGAGGAACTTTTTTCAACAAAAATAGATATGCAAGTATTATCAACTGAAACTGTTTTTACAAATAATCAAAACACAAAGGAAATCAATATCTATCCTAATCCTAGTAGTAATTATATCAATATTTCAAGTCAACTACAAATTAATAATTATGCACTTTATGATATTAATGGAAAATTGATTTTAAATAAAAAAGTAAATGCAAAACTTGAAATCAAAATACCTACAAATTCAATTAAAAAAGGTTTATATATTCTTGAAATACAATCAATGAATAAAACAATTAGAAAAAAAGTAATCATTAATAAGTAA
- a CDS encoding YifB family Mg chelatase-like AAA ATPase — MLVKVFGSAVFGIEATTITVEVNIDKGIGYHLVGLPDKAVSESSYRISAALDNNNFKLPGKKIIINMAPADIRKEGAAYDLTLAIGILAASNQIKSEAIADYIIMGELSLDGSLQPIKGALPIAIKAREEGFKYFILPKENAKEAAIVNDIEILGIDNILEVIQHFNDEKKIEPTIIDTRAEFYKNIDFPEFDFSDVKGQESIKRCMEIAAAGGHNIILIGPPGSGKTMLAKRLPSILPPMTLHEALETTKIHSVVGKTKENGLMVQRPFRSPHHTISDVALVGGGQYPQPGEISLSHNGVLFLDELPEFKRTVLEVMRQPLEDREVTISRARFTVTYPSSFMLVASMNPSPSGFFNDPNSPMTSSPQEMQRYLSKISGPLLDRIDIHIEVTPVPFEKLSEERKGESSVEIRKRVTAARELQSKRFKDYESLHYNAQMNVKQIRAFCKLSEESLLLIKTAMEKLNLSARAYDRILKVARTIADLANSENISPDHIAEAIQYRSLDRDGWLG; from the coding sequence ATGCTAGTTAAAGTTTTTGGCTCTGCCGTTTTTGGCATAGAGGCTACCACTATTACTGTAGAAGTAAATATAGATAAAGGTATTGGTTATCATTTGGTAGGCTTACCAGACAAAGCAGTAAGTGAAAGTTCCTATAGAATTTCTGCTGCTTTAGACAACAATAATTTTAAACTTCCAGGAAAAAAAATAATCATAAATATGGCACCTGCTGATATTCGAAAAGAAGGTGCTGCTTATGATTTAACATTGGCTATAGGTATTTTAGCAGCTTCCAATCAAATTAAATCAGAAGCTATTGCAGATTACATTATTATGGGTGAACTTTCTTTAGATGGAAGTTTACAACCAATAAAAGGTGCCTTGCCAATAGCTATTAAAGCTAGAGAAGAAGGTTTTAAATATTTTATTCTACCCAAAGAAAATGCAAAAGAAGCAGCTATTGTAAATGATATAGAAATTTTAGGTATAGATAATATTTTAGAAGTAATTCAACATTTTAATGATGAAAAAAAAATTGAACCTACCATAATTGATACAAGAGCTGAGTTTTATAAAAACATCGATTTCCCAGAGTTTGATTTTTCTGATGTTAAGGGACAAGAATCTATAAAACGTTGTATGGAAATTGCTGCTGCTGGTGGTCATAATATCATTCTTATTGGACCCCCAGGCTCTGGTAAAACCATGTTAGCAAAAAGGTTACCAAGTATCTTACCTCCAATGACTTTACATGAGGCATTAGAAACTACAAAAATTCATTCTGTTGTAGGTAAAACAAAAGAAAATGGCTTAATGGTTCAACGTCCTTTTAGAAGTCCTCATCATACTATTTCAGATGTTGCTTTAGTTGGTGGAGGGCAATATCCTCAACCAGGAGAAATATCACTTTCTCATAATGGAGTTTTGTTTTTAGATGAATTGCCTGAATTTAAACGAACAGTTTTAGAAGTTATGCGTCAACCTTTAGAAGATAGAGAAGTTACTATTTCTAGAGCAAGATTTACAGTTACCTATCCTAGTAGTTTTATGTTGGTTGCTAGTATGAATCCAAGTCCCTCTGGTTTTTTTAATGATCCAAATTCTCCAATGACTTCATCTCCTCAAGAAATGCAACGTTATTTGAGTAAGATTTCTGGGCCATTATTAGATAGAATCGATATTCATATAGAAGTAACACCTGTTCCTTTCGAAAAATTATCTGAAGAAAGAAAAGGAGAATCATCTGTAGAAATTAGAAAACGAGTTACAGCAGCAAGAGAGCTACAATCTAAAAGATTTAAAGATTATGAAAGTTTACATTATAATGCACAAATGAATGTAAAACAGATTCGTGCTTTCTGTAAATTATCAGAAGAAAGTTTATTACTAATTAAAACAGCCATGGAAAAACTAAATCTTTCAGCAAGAGCTTATGATCGTATTTTAAAAGTTGCAAGAACCATTGCAGATTTAGCAAATTCAGAAAATATTTCTCCAGATCATATTGCTGAAGCTATACAGTACAGAAGTTTAGATAGAGATGGTTGGTTAGGTTAA